A genome region from Nicotiana tabacum cultivar K326 chromosome 13, ASM71507v2, whole genome shotgun sequence includes the following:
- the LOC142167952 gene encoding uncharacterized protein LOC142167952, producing MAEDYELWDVICDGAFVPTKDLSDPAVAIPKMRKEFNDVDRKAIEKNFRAKKILVCGISPDEYNRISACQSAKVIWEDLQTAHEGTTQVKQSKIDMLTTEYELFRMKDDEHIQDMHTRFTSIINEIHSLGETISRNKLVRKILSVLPSSWESKVNAITKAKDIQTLTIDELVGNLKTSKRNLIPDKRCTRKNVADNVVNLINDKDALTLELGEAEQTRDDLVIVVVDLKETIENLKKDKDVLDENIANIEHERDDLMVVVVDLKETLEFERKEKEVSAERVAKIEHERDDLLVVVVDLKETIGEPKIERIVKGSSLQWYMDNGCSEHMTGSTTDFLSLKAQQGGIVSFGNGKKEYILGVGRIGKSLSHSIENVYYVNVLKYKLLCVSQICDKGNKVEFVSKVCTVTNIVTGDVVLVAKRYKKIYVADFESLQNSDLNCISAINDDAELWHRRLGHASFTLLKKLVRKDLVRGLPKSSFKNHKVCDACVKGKQVRSSFKPKREVSTSKSLDLLHMDLCGPMRVESKGGKKYIFVIVEDYSRFTWTLFLRTKDETFEVFVAFVKMIQVKMGNNVVCIRSDHGIEFDNAKFDEFCTENGITHNVLAPRTPQQNGVVERKNRTLKDMARTMLIDSGIAKYFWAEAINTACYLVNSKAYKVYNKRTLYAEESIHVIFDESHLSCEKDRRVDQDGEPLSVPGDVIDMSNGKAYMVSHVKESRKDDTNTSPSIREESSPMITITEAETRVADAVQGTPLAEVRSSQEPQSHIPESSTNEIQVPNFKDKSSHPLDNIIAPLDSGVQTRSIARNSLAF from the exons ATGGCTGAAGATTATGAGCTATGGGATGTCATATGTGATGGAGCTTTTGTTCCCACCAAGGATCTTAGCGACCCAGCTGTAGCCATTCCCAAGATGAGGAAGGAATTCAATGATGTTGATCGAAAGGCCATAGAAAAGAActttcgtgcaaagaaaattcttgtttgTGGCATTAGTCCTGATGAATATAACAGGATATCGGCATGCCAATCAGCAAAAGTAATCTGGGAGGATCTTCAGACAGCTCACGAAGGAACAACACAGGTTAAACAatccaagatcgacatgctcacaACTGAATACGAGCTTTTTAGGATGAAAGATGATGAACACATCCAAGATATGCACACTCGCTTCACCTCCATCATTAATGAGATTCactctcttggtgaaactatttcaAGAAACAAGCTTGTTAGGAAAATCCTTAGTGTTCTAcccagttcttgggaaagcaaagtgaaCGCCATTACAAAGGCGAAGGACATACAGACACTGACCATTGATGAACTTGTTGGCAATCTGAAAACAt CCAAGAGGAACCTGATTCCTGATAAACGCTGCACGAGAAAGAATGTCGCTGACAATGTTGTAAA TCTCATAAATGATAAAGATGCTTTAACTTTAGAGTTAGGAGAAGCAGAACAAACCAGAGATGACTTAGTAATCGTGGTTGTTGACTTAAAGGAAACAATTGAGAACCTGAAGAAAGATAAGGATGTCTTAGATGAAAATATTGCCAATATAGAACATGAAAGAGACGATCTAATGGTTGTTGTGGTAGACCTAAAAGAGACCCTTgagtttgaaagaaaagaaaaagaagtctcAGCTGAGAGAGTTGCTAAAATTGAGCATGAGAGGGATGACTTATTAGTGGTGGTAGTGGACTTGAAGGAAACAATTGGAGAACCTAAAATAGAGA GAATAGTGAAAGGAAGCAGCCTACAATGGTACATGGACAATGGCTGCTCAGAGCACATGACTGGAAGTACAACTGATTTCCTTTCACTTAAAGCCCAGCAAGGAGGGATTGTATCCTTTGGTAATGGCAAGAAAGAatacattctgggagttggaaggattgggaagtctctctcacactcaatcgAAAATGTGTACTACGTGAATGTACTGAAGTAcaaattgttatgtgtttcccaGATCTGTGATaagggaaacaaggtggaatttgtgtcaaaAGTATGTACAGTCACAAACATAGTGACTGGTGATGTGGTGCTAGTAGCAAAAAGATACAAAAaaatctatgttgctgattttgagtctcTGCAGAATAGTGATCTCAACTGTATAAGTGCTATTAACGATGATGCTGAATTATGGCATAGGAGGTTGGGTCATGCAAGCTTCACGTTGCTGAAAAAATTGGTCAGGAAGGACCTAGTTCGTGGTCTGCCCAAGTCAAGTTTCAAAAATCACaaagtgtgtgatgcatgtgtaaaaggTAAGCAAGTCAGATCTTCATTCAAGCCTAAAAGGGAAGTCAGTACCTCAAAGTCACTTGATCTACTTcacatggatctatgtggacccaTGAGGGTGGAAAGCAAGGGAGGAAAGAAATATATCTTCGTTATAGTCGAGGATTACTCCAGATTCACCTGGACCCTGTTTCTCAGAACCAAGGACGAAACCTTTGAAGTGTTTGTTGCTTTCGTAAAAATGATTCAAGTGAAGATGGGTAATAATGTAGTTTGCATCAGGTCTGATCATGGGATAGAGTTCGACAATGCTAAATTTGATGAGTTCTGTACTGAAAATGGTATCACTCACAATGTTTTGgctccaagaacacctcaacaaaacgGTGTTGTGGAGAGGAAAAATAGAACTCTTAAAGACATGGCAAGGACAATGTTGATTGACAGTGGGATCGCAAAGTATTTCTGGGCAGAAGCCATCAATactgcctgctacttggtgaacag CAAAGCTTACAAAGTATACAACAAAAGGACTCTATATGCTGAAGAGAGtatacatgtgatctttgatgaatctcatCTCTCCTGTGAGAAGGACAGACGTGTTGACCAAGATGGAGAACCTTTATCTGTTCCAGGTGACGTTATTGACATGTCAAATGGAAAGGCATACATGGTGAGTCATGTCAAAGAATCCAGAAAGGATGATACAAATACATCTCCATCCATTCGAGAGGAATCTAGCCCCATGATCACAATAACTGAAGCTGAAACTAGAGTTGCTGATGCAGTCCAAGGTACTCCACTTGCTGAAGTAAGAAGTAGCCAAGAACCGCAGTCACACATACCTGAGTCCTCTACAAATGAGATTCAGGTACCAAACTTTAAGGACAAAAGCTcacatcctcttgacaacataatcGCCCCTCTTGACTCAGGTGTTCAAACCAGATCAATagccagaaattcacttgccttttga